A part of Streptomyces sp. DSM 40750 genomic DNA contains:
- a CDS encoding glyceraldehyde-3-phosphate dehydrogenase codes for MTVNEDSFTNWKHREEIAESMIPIIGKLHRERDVTVLLHSRSLVNKSVVSILKTHRFARQIAGVELSVTDTLPFLQALTTLDLGPSQIDIGLLAEVHRADDRGLTIAEFTAEAVAGATGANKIEGGEGRDVVLYGFGRIGRLVARLLIEKAGSGNGLRLRAIVVRGGGDQDIVKRASLLRRDSIHGQFQGTITVDEANSTIVANGNTIKVIYANDPSEVDYTAYGIKNAILIDNTGKWRDREGLSTHLRPGIDKVVLTAPGKGDVPNIVHGVNHDTIKPDEQILSCASCTTNAIVPPLKAMDDEFGVLRGHVETVHSFTNDQNLLDNYHKSDRRGRSAPLNMVITETGAASAVAKALPDLKAPITGSSIRVPVPDVSIAILSLRLGRETDREEVLDYLRNVSLTSPLKRQIDFTNAPDSVSSDFIGSRHASIVDAGATKVDGDNAILYLWYDNEFGYSCQVIRVVQHVSGVEYPTYPSPAV; via the coding sequence GTGACTGTCAACGAGGACTCGTTCACCAACTGGAAGCACCGCGAGGAGATCGCGGAGTCGATGATCCCGATCATCGGGAAGCTGCACCGCGAGCGGGACGTGACGGTCCTGCTGCACAGCCGCTCCTTGGTGAACAAGTCGGTGGTCAGCATTCTGAAGACCCACCGGTTCGCCCGTCAGATCGCCGGCGTGGAGCTCTCGGTCACCGACACCCTGCCGTTCCTGCAGGCTCTCACCACGCTCGACCTCGGCCCCTCCCAGATCGACATCGGCTTGCTCGCCGAGGTCCACCGGGCCGACGACCGCGGCCTGACGATCGCGGAGTTCACGGCCGAGGCCGTCGCCGGCGCCACGGGTGCCAACAAGATCGAGGGCGGCGAGGGACGCGACGTCGTCCTCTACGGCTTCGGCCGCATCGGCCGCCTCGTCGCCCGCCTGCTGATCGAGAAGGCCGGCTCGGGCAACGGTCTGCGGCTGCGCGCCATCGTGGTGCGCGGGGGCGGCGACCAGGACATCGTCAAGCGCGCCTCGCTGCTGCGCCGGGACTCCATCCACGGCCAGTTCCAGGGCACGATCACCGTCGACGAGGCGAACAGCACGATCGTCGCCAACGGCAACACCATCAAGGTGATCTACGCCAACGACCCGTCCGAGGTCGACTACACGGCGTACGGCATCAAGAACGCCATCCTCATCGACAACACGGGCAAGTGGCGCGACCGTGAGGGCCTGTCGACGCATCTGCGTCCCGGCATCGACAAGGTCGTCCTGACCGCGCCCGGCAAGGGCGACGTCCCGAACATCGTGCACGGCGTCAACCACGACACGATCAAGCCGGACGAGCAGATCCTGTCCTGCGCCTCCTGCACCACCAACGCGATCGTGCCGCCGCTGAAGGCGATGGACGACGAGTTCGGTGTGCTGCGCGGTCACGTGGAGACCGTCCACTCGTTCACCAACGACCAGAACCTGCTGGACAATTACCACAAGTCCGACCGCCGGGGCCGCTCCGCGCCGCTCAACATGGTCATCACCGAGACGGGTGCCGCCTCGGCCGTGGCCAAGGCTCTGCCCGACCTGAAGGCGCCGATCACCGGCAGCTCGATCCGCGTCCCCGTCCCGGACGTGTCGATCGCGATCCTCAGCCTGCGCCTCGGCCGTGAGACCGACCGCGAGGAGGTCCTCGACTACCTCCGCAACGTCTCGCTGACCTCGCCGCTCAAGCGCCAGATCGACTTCACCAACGCCCCCGACTCGGTCTCCAGCGACTTCATCGGCTCCCGCCACGCCTCGATCGTCGACGCCGGCGCCACCAAGGTCGACGGCGACAACGCGATCCTCTACCTCTGGTACGACAACGAGTTCGGCTACTCCTGCCAGGTCATCCGCGTCGTCCAGCACGTCTCGGGGGTCGAGTACCCGACGTACCCGTCTCCGGCGGTCTGA
- a CDS encoding helix-turn-helix domain-containing protein — MSRASEESNRRMLRARDAMDRAYAQPLDVPALARIAHVSEAHFTRTFRATFGETPHRYLQRRRVERAMFLLRETDRSVTDICFEVGFGSPGTFSRTFRDIVGRSPREYRKEAVAVAVPTCFAKAWMRLSD; from the coding sequence GTGAGCCGAGCTTCAGAAGAGTCCAACCGCCGTATGCTCCGGGCCCGGGACGCCATGGACCGCGCCTACGCGCAGCCGCTGGACGTCCCCGCGCTGGCCCGGATCGCCCATGTGTCCGAGGCGCACTTCACGCGCACCTTCCGGGCCACGTTCGGCGAGACTCCGCACCGCTATCTGCAGCGCCGCCGGGTCGAGCGGGCGATGTTCCTGTTGCGGGAGACCGACCGCAGCGTGACGGACATCTGCTTCGAGGTCGGCTTCGGCAGCCCGGGGACCTTCAGCCGGACGTTCCGCGACATCGTCGGCCGGTCACCGAGGGAGTACCGCAAGGAAGCGGTGGCCGTGGCCGTACCGACGTGTTTCGCGAAGGCATGGATGCGACTGAGCGACTGA
- a CDS encoding DUF4253 domain-containing protein — MPFPLPDGLPAGRVAARGPAHIWISDEFPDALEELWPQLLNEHEATGLLPVLWRADAIGEPLDPGLVDAIRLEDVLAADFAEYRRRRLPFWTDPTPVEVPEDVEPWPHDPGPPFEQWPGLAPATPVTPGAPKPRQAASEAPARLADTDFGVFDCRLVLVHARRGSDALALLGWRSGAPLPLLCALLRSWEERFGAHLMAVYGGRLHVSVARPPATAAAANLLALEHVLSTADNIVDDPPTPFPEYAAGLVGRDHWSFWWD; from the coding sequence ATGCCCTTTCCCCTCCCTGACGGTCTGCCCGCGGGCCGGGTCGCCGCGCGCGGACCGGCGCACATTTGGATCTCGGACGAATTCCCCGACGCCCTCGAAGAGTTGTGGCCCCAGCTGCTGAACGAGCACGAGGCCACGGGCCTGCTGCCGGTCCTGTGGCGGGCCGACGCCATCGGCGAGCCCCTGGACCCAGGGCTGGTCGATGCCATCCGGCTGGAGGACGTGCTGGCGGCGGACTTCGCCGAGTACCGGCGTCGGCGACTCCCGTTCTGGACGGACCCGACGCCGGTGGAGGTACCCGAGGACGTCGAGCCGTGGCCGCACGATCCGGGCCCGCCCTTCGAACAGTGGCCGGGACTGGCACCCGCGACGCCGGTCACGCCCGGCGCCCCGAAGCCCCGGCAGGCGGCCTCGGAAGCACCGGCCCGGCTCGCCGACACGGATTTCGGCGTGTTCGACTGCCGTCTCGTGCTCGTCCACGCCCGTCGTGGCAGCGACGCCCTGGCGTTGCTCGGCTGGCGCTCCGGCGCGCCCCTGCCGCTGCTCTGCGCCCTGCTGCGCAGCTGGGAGGAACGGTTCGGTGCGCACCTGATGGCCGTGTACGGCGGCCGGCTGCACGTCTCCGTCGCCCGACCGCCGGCCACGGCGGCGGCCGCGAACCTGCTCGCCCTGGAACATGTGCTGTCCACGGCGGACAACATCGTCGACGACCCGCCGACCCCGTTCCCCGAGTACGCGGCCGGCCTCGTGGGACGGGACCACTGGTCGTTCTGGTGGGACTAG
- a CDS encoding VOC family protein: MFTAITHSQIYVLDQDAALDFYVGKLGLEVNTDVDLGFMRWLTVNVPGHPERQILLEKPGPPALSEETAEQVRELLTKGAMGGQLFFSTDDCRKTYETLLGRGVEFTEEPTERPYGIDCGLRDPFGNSIRFAQLKG, translated from the coding sequence ATGTTCACCGCCATCACGCACTCACAGATCTACGTCCTCGACCAGGACGCGGCCCTCGACTTCTACGTCGGCAAGCTCGGCCTGGAGGTCAACACCGATGTCGACCTGGGCTTCATGCGCTGGCTGACCGTCAACGTGCCCGGCCACCCGGAGCGCCAGATCCTGCTGGAGAAGCCGGGACCCCCGGCACTGTCCGAGGAGACGGCGGAGCAGGTCCGCGAACTGCTGACGAAGGGGGCCATGGGCGGCCAGCTCTTCTTCAGCACGGACGACTGCCGCAAGACGTACGAGACGCTGCTGGGCCGTGGCGTCGAGTTCACCGAGGAGCCCACCGAGCGCCCGTACGGCATCGACTGCGGCCTCCGCGACCCCTTCGGCAACAGCATCCGCTTCGCGCAGCTGAAGGGCTGA
- a CDS encoding endonuclease, with protein MTTAELFAHTESDYLSQLTRAAERYANRTGERERTRELLRTRGVLYADEPERVDKRLARLGADWSLARAIEREPSEPVTAAGSTLRLPPENFGSDVLGLERLIGRNNLTPVAFLEEGALVSRSVGRITISGPGAGHGTGFLVSPSLLLTNNHVLGSQEEARRSVVAFSLQAGIDGHPLTPAVFPLEPHRFFVTDRALDFSLVAVAERGAGGEALSSFGRLTLSEALGKVVIGEFVNIIQHPRGEPKQLALRENQVVDILDRFMHYESDTREGSSGSPVLNDQWEVVALHHSAVPKTDDEGRPLSVDGTVWTPDMGDDRLAWKANEGVRISRVLRALHELTLTGAAARLRDEVFSAGTTAGPAPAPVESVPPTPTPSDDGAAALPVPDGARAYMTDGTAHLTLPLRISVGLDASAFPVATVTAPPAGLTPTAPPPARRPDVAFAVERDVNAALVNHRLARERPYYDRAADTAARDAYYADIGTADGDALRRALTELLTRTHSPRPRYKPIRLVYPWVDLHRDGRLRSIYSGEDFSAEEFIRADAAVEAARMARIQELFLREGTAGPAEFEAEFDALEASMPFNCEHVVPQSWFLKREPMRGDLHHLFACEVGCNSYRDNFPYFDFADFSDFAEEIRDGCGMREDVGFEPKAGKGAVSRATLYFLLRYPKQVGDTPREFPENRLPTLLAWHVNEPVTEYELHRNAAIAELQGNRNPLIDHPDWAEKIDFSGVWP; from the coding sequence ATGACAACGGCGGAACTCTTCGCCCATACGGAATCCGACTACCTGTCACAGCTGACGAGGGCCGCGGAACGCTATGCGAACCGGACCGGCGAGCGGGAGCGCACCCGAGAGCTGCTCCGGACACGTGGTGTGCTGTACGCCGATGAACCGGAGCGGGTCGACAAGCGGCTGGCCCGCCTCGGTGCCGACTGGTCGCTGGCCAGGGCGATCGAACGGGAGCCGTCGGAGCCGGTGACCGCGGCCGGAAGCACCCTGCGGCTGCCGCCGGAGAACTTCGGCAGCGACGTGCTGGGCCTGGAGCGCCTCATCGGGCGCAACAACCTCACTCCGGTCGCGTTCCTGGAGGAGGGCGCCCTCGTCTCCCGCTCGGTCGGCCGGATCACCATCAGCGGCCCCGGGGCCGGCCACGGCACCGGTTTCCTGGTGTCCCCCTCCCTCCTGCTCACCAACAACCATGTGCTGGGCAGTCAGGAGGAGGCTCGCCGCAGCGTGGTCGCGTTCTCGCTGCAGGCCGGGATCGACGGGCATCCGCTCACACCGGCGGTGTTCCCGCTGGAGCCGCACCGGTTCTTCGTCACCGACCGCGCACTGGACTTCAGCCTGGTCGCGGTGGCCGAACGCGGGGCGGGGGGCGAGGCGCTCTCCTCCTTCGGCCGGCTGACGCTCAGCGAGGCGCTGGGCAAGGTCGTCATCGGGGAGTTCGTCAACATCATCCAGCACCCCCGGGGCGAGCCCAAGCAGCTCGCGCTGCGCGAGAACCAGGTCGTGGACATCCTCGACCGCTTCATGCACTACGAGTCCGACACCCGTGAGGGTTCGTCGGGTTCGCCGGTCCTCAACGACCAGTGGGAGGTCGTCGCGCTGCACCACTCGGCCGTCCCGAAGACCGACGACGAGGGCCGTCCGCTCAGCGTCGACGGAACCGTCTGGACACCGGACATGGGCGACGACCGGCTGGCGTGGAAGGCCAACGAAGGGGTGCGGATCAGCCGTGTGCTGCGCGCCCTGCACGAGCTCACCCTGACCGGTGCGGCCGCCCGGCTCCGCGACGAGGTGTTCAGCGCCGGGACCACGGCCGGGCCGGCTCCGGCCCCGGTCGAGAGCGTCCCGCCCACGCCCACGCCCTCGGACGACGGGGCAGCAGCGCTTCCGGTACCCGACGGGGCGCGGGCGTACATGACCGACGGCACCGCCCATCTCACCCTCCCGCTGCGGATCAGCGTCGGCCTCGACGCGTCGGCGTTCCCGGTGGCGACCGTCACCGCCCCACCGGCCGGGCTCACGCCCACGGCGCCGCCCCCGGCCCGGCGGCCCGACGTGGCCTTCGCGGTCGAGCGGGACGTCAACGCGGCCCTGGTCAACCACCGGCTCGCGCGGGAACGGCCGTACTACGACCGGGCCGCCGACACCGCCGCCCGCGACGCCTACTACGCGGACATCGGCACCGCCGACGGGGACGCGCTGCGCCGCGCGCTCACCGAACTGCTGACGCGGACGCACAGCCCCCGGCCCAGGTACAAGCCGATCCGGCTCGTCTATCCGTGGGTCGACCTGCACCGGGACGGCCGGCTGCGCAGCATCTACTCCGGAGAGGACTTCTCCGCGGAGGAGTTCATACGGGCGGACGCCGCCGTGGAGGCGGCCCGGATGGCGCGCATCCAGGAACTCTTCCTGCGCGAGGGCACCGCGGGCCCGGCCGAGTTCGAGGCGGAGTTCGACGCGCTGGAGGCGTCGATGCCGTTCAACTGCGAACACGTCGTGCCGCAGTCGTGGTTCCTCAAGAGAGAGCCGATGCGGGGCGACCTGCACCATCTGTTCGCCTGCGAGGTGGGCTGCAACAGCTACCGCGACAACTTCCCCTACTTCGACTTCGCCGACTTCTCCGACTTCGCGGAGGAGATCCGGGACGGCTGCGGGATGCGCGAGGATGTCGGGTTCGAGCCGAAGGCGGGCAAGGGCGCGGTCTCCCGGGCCACCCTGTACTTCCTGCTGCGCTACCCGAAACAGGTCGGCGACACCCCGCGCGAGTTCCCCGAGAACCGGCTGCCGACCCTCCTGGCCTGGCACGTCAACGAGCCGGTGACCGAGTACGAGCTGCACCGCAACGCCGCCATCGCCGAACTGCAGGGCAACCGCAATCCGCTGATAGACCACCCGGACTGGGCCGAGAAGATCGACTTCTCCGGCGTCTGGCCCTGA